One window of Mucilaginibacter inviolabilis genomic DNA carries:
- a CDS encoding acyl-CoA thioesterase gives MTTALTDQSDYKTVSFSQTTITELMIPSYSNFGGKIHGGILLSLMDKVAYVCAAKHAGNYCVTASIDTVDFLQPVEVGELVSLMASVNYVGKTSLVVGIRVVSENIKNNSVMHTNTSYFTMVAKDENNKPVKVPGLILENREQVRRFIESRRRKEIKQSYMQEVEQIQMPDNYEHCIAMLMGERCLVAGE, from the coding sequence ATGACAACAGCGCTCACCGACCAATCTGATTACAAAACGGTAAGTTTTTCGCAAACTACTATTACCGAATTGATGATACCTTCCTATTCTAACTTCGGGGGGAAGATACATGGGGGCATTTTGCTGTCGCTGATGGATAAGGTAGCCTATGTATGCGCCGCTAAACATGCCGGTAATTACTGTGTAACAGCATCCATCGATACGGTTGATTTTTTACAGCCGGTAGAAGTTGGCGAACTGGTATCGCTTATGGCATCGGTTAACTATGTGGGTAAAACATCGCTGGTGGTAGGTATCCGCGTCGTGTCAGAAAATATCAAGAATAATTCCGTGATGCATACCAATACCAGTTATTTTACCATGGTAGCCAAGGATGAGAACAATAAACCGGTAAAGGTACCCGGACTGATACTGGAAAATCGCGAGCAGGTAAGGCGCTTTATTGAATCGCGAAGGCGTAAAGAGATCAAACAAAGCTATATGCAGGAAGTGGAGCAGATCCAAATGCCCGATAATTATGAACATTGTATAGCCATGCTCATGGGCGAACGCTGCCTGGTAGCGGGGGAATAA
- a CDS encoding TonB-dependent receptor produces the protein MTKHLLLIFFCSLFITRTLAQQSRKVSGTVIDSVGAVPGVNVKLISDKDSLNAATDPGGVFSFPAVNAKNFKITISGIGYQTLIRRYVMDNDTKPIKLDPIKIKVQTNFLKTVNVVAQVNPITIKEDTVEYKASAYKVREGSPVEDLLKKLPGVTVDKDGNVTAHGKQVTKVRVNGKDYFTGDVQTATQNLPADIVDAIQVIDDYGDQANLTGIKTGDPDKILNITIQKEKNRGNFGQGSVGVGNDDRYQARLSANTFMDTRQIALIGTLNNTNTNSFNLGGGGGGGGRAGRGGGGGSSGSQISTANGITTNRSIGTNYRDDWGKKITVYGSYSFADKDRDQSSTTVQQNIFQSGTLINNDNSDDRNHGVNHRFDFNMEYKIDTSNYLKVNPSFSYGISNTVSTDTFSNTRNNTLVTGNELALTDATSKSGGINVLYNHKFHKKGRNFSVSAGLSLSQSNQGLNDQYTTRQDTVVTPLFQQINSNNHSQRANVHLSYIEPIGKTTYLEANYAYSYSNTDNNRYNYRVDPVTGSQTFVDSLSTIYNYQFITNRFGLNIRGIGAKYNYTVGMAVQPSTLQGESHNFRTTTNTFNLIPTARFIYNFSRNHSFTINYSGSNSQPSFTQLQIQPDYSNPQNRVYGNPDLKPSFTNSINLRYNQFDIASGNSLFTNLSFSETQNAIVTNTSPVSIATGSATGTDPSQRNNTIQETRYLNTNGLYNVNGNYSFSKPFAERQFTVSVNGSAGYSNNVSFIENQRNQGKNWVWNQGLKLRVDIDSIMDTEISGNYSVNTTRYSLPSSLNTDASTWTLGLDGRNYFFYAWVLGYNLTQTINHGFSSTVKANPTLLSSYIEYQFLAKHIASIRFQAFDLFDENKGISRTVSGNQIIDTRTNRLGRYFMLSFTLRLQKFKGGRPSGGGGRRNGGGGRRGGGGRS, from the coding sequence ATGACCAAACACCTGCTACTCATCTTCTTTTGCTCTTTGTTTATAACACGAACGCTGGCACAGCAAAGCCGAAAGGTTAGCGGAACAGTTATAGATAGCGTAGGTGCGGTACCCGGTGTTAATGTAAAACTCATATCAGATAAAGACAGCCTCAACGCAGCTACCGATCCGGGCGGAGTATTCAGTTTCCCTGCGGTTAATGCAAAAAACTTTAAAATAACTATAAGCGGTATCGGCTATCAAACCCTCATACGGCGGTATGTGATGGATAACGATACCAAACCCATCAAGCTTGATCCCATAAAAATTAAAGTACAAACCAACTTTTTAAAAACGGTAAATGTGGTAGCTCAGGTTAACCCCATCACTATTAAAGAAGATACGGTTGAATATAAAGCCAGCGCCTATAAAGTACGTGAAGGCTCGCCGGTGGAAGATCTGCTTAAAAAACTGCCCGGCGTAACTGTGGATAAAGATGGTAACGTTACGGCGCATGGCAAACAGGTAACCAAGGTGCGGGTTAACGGCAAGGATTATTTCACCGGCGATGTACAAACCGCCACTCAAAATCTCCCGGCTGATATTGTTGATGCCATACAGGTGATTGATGATTATGGCGACCAGGCCAACCTCACTGGCATCAAAACCGGCGACCCCGACAAAATCCTGAACATTACCATACAGAAAGAAAAAAACAGGGGCAATTTTGGGCAAGGCAGCGTGGGTGTAGGTAATGACGACCGGTATCAGGCCCGCTTATCGGCCAATACGTTTATGGATACCCGGCAGATAGCCCTGATTGGTACACTCAACAACACCAATACCAACTCGTTTAATCTTGGCGGCGGAGGTGGCGGCGGTGGCAGGGCTGGTCGCGGTGGCGGTGGTGGCAGCAGCGGCTCACAAATCAGTACGGCTAATGGTATTACCACTAACCGGTCAATAGGTACCAACTACCGCGACGATTGGGGTAAAAAAATAACGGTTTATGGCAGTTATAGCTTTGCCGATAAAGACCGGGACCAGAGCAGCACCACCGTGCAGCAAAACATCTTTCAATCGGGCACGCTGATCAATAACGATAATAGTGATGACAGGAATCACGGCGTAAACCACCGTTTTGATTTTAATATGGAGTACAAGATCGATACCTCCAATTACCTTAAGGTAAATCCCAGTTTTTCGTACGGTATATCCAACACCGTTAGTACAGATACCTTCAGTAATACCCGCAACAACACCCTGGTAACCGGCAACGAACTAGCCTTAACCGATGCTACTTCCAAAAGCGGGGGCATCAACGTATTGTACAACCATAAGTTTCATAAAAAAGGACGCAATTTTAGTGTGAGCGCGGGCCTGAGCCTTTCGCAAAGCAATCAGGGTTTAAATGACCAGTACACTACCCGGCAGGATACCGTGGTAACCCCTCTCTTTCAACAAATCAATAGCAACAATCATTCGCAGCGGGCAAACGTTCATTTATCCTATATCGAACCCATTGGCAAAACAACCTACCTGGAGGCCAATTACGCCTATAGTTATTCTAATACGGATAATAACCGGTACAACTACAGAGTCGATCCGGTAACGGGAAGCCAAACTTTTGTCGATTCGCTCAGCACTATTTATAATTACCAGTTTATTACCAACCGCTTTGGTTTAAATATCCGGGGGATCGGCGCCAAGTATAATTATACCGTAGGCATGGCCGTACAGCCATCAACGCTGCAAGGCGAATCGCATAATTTCCGAACCACCACCAATACTTTTAATTTGATCCCTACGGCCCGGTTTATCTATAATTTCTCGCGCAATCATTCTTTCACCATCAATTATAGTGGTTCTAATAGTCAGCCTTCATTTACACAATTACAGATCCAGCCCGATTATTCGAACCCGCAAAACCGGGTTTATGGTAACCCCGATTTGAAACCTTCATTTACCAATAGTATTAATTTGCGCTATAACCAGTTTGATATCGCCAGCGGCAATTCACTGTTCACCAATCTGTCGTTTTCCGAAACACAGAATGCCATTGTAACCAACACCTCGCCGGTTTCCATTGCAACTGGCTCAGCCACCGGAACCGACCCCAGCCAGCGTAACAACACCATACAGGAAACCCGTTACCTGAACACCAACGGCTTATATAATGTAAACGGCAATTATTCTTTTTCGAAGCCCTTTGCCGAGCGCCAGTTCACCGTATCAGTAAACGGCAGCGCGGGTTACAGCAACAATGTATCCTTTATCGAAAATCAGCGTAACCAGGGTAAAAACTGGGTATGGAATCAGGGCCTGAAACTGAGGGTAGATATCGACAGTATTATGGATACCGAAATAAGTGGTAACTACAGCGTAAATACCACCCGCTACAGTCTGCCGTCGTCCTTAAACACCGATGCCAGCACCTGGACACTGGGGCTCGATGGCCGCAACTATTTCTTTTATGCCTGGGTACTGGGCTATAACTTAACTCAAACTATAAATCATGGCTTTAGCAGTACGGTAAAGGCTAACCCTACCCTGCTGAGCAGTTATATAGAATACCA